From the genome of Suricata suricatta isolate VVHF042 chromosome 3, meerkat_22Aug2017_6uvM2_HiC, whole genome shotgun sequence, one region includes:
- the TTC24 gene encoding tetratricopeptide repeat protein 24 — MSFSNPEDTPQEPESEPEPSTSKQKKKRRKRPQQEASIHALTRAGHGALLAGQSHEALTSFERAFVLASEAPQSRDTPVLRACAFNLGAAYVETGDPARGLELLLRARPEEKAQGRCHGDQCFNVALAYQALGDLPHALAWYQRALGHYQPLGDHGQAQAKMGACYQALGQPELAAHCLREAGRAYAQAGQPQAAALALGAAAGCMVESGRHRVGAVVQVLEESRRLAERTPERRLLGRLYNDLGLTYSQLRLFPLAAEAFLRALPLCRVPGEEATVLRNLGVAHSALGNHRQARDFHQKAADLHGSAGQRQEQGRSFGSLAFALSQLGDHRAARDSYLHALQAARDTGDAKGQWQACEGLGAAAARLGQHDQALTYYKEALARSQKEPDSVRDRLVAKLADAMRTHLAQAGVVPTHTLTSAPGRPQAPGRPEGGRAEVRHRSLAGWEEEESEANQEEREDHTPSDVPEASWAQRLECPGPRARLPLGGQGPLQMEHPGILVPRGPQVNRSPRWPRETPGRIPQRRPTKSGFCTIM, encoded by the exons ATGTCTTTCTCCAACCCTGAGGATACCCCCCAAGAGCCTGAGTCTGAGCCCGAACCCTCAACCtccaagcagaagaagaagaggagaaagcgGCCACAGCAAGAGGCCAGCATCCACGCCCTCACCAGGGCCGGCCACGGAGCGCTCCTGGCTGGCCAGAGCCACGAAGCCTTGACCAGCTTTGAGAGGGCCTTTGTCCTGGCCTCTGAGGCCCCGCAATCGCGGGACACCCCCGTTCTCAGGGCCTGTGCCTTCAACCTGGGGGCTGCCTACGTGGAGACCGGGGACCCAGCCCGGGGCCTCGAGCTGCTTCTGCGAGCCCGGCCTGAGGAGAAGGCACAGGGCAGGTGTCATGGTGACCAGTGTTTCAACGTGGCCTTGGCCTACCAAGCCCTGGGCGACCTGCCTCATGCTTTGGCCTGGTACCAGAGGGCCCTGGGTCACTACCAGCCGCTGGGTGACCATGGGCAAGCCCAGGCAAAAATGGGAGCCTGCTACCAGGCCCTGGGACAGCCGGAGCTAGCAGCCCACTGTCTGCGGGAGGCAGGCCGGGCCTACGCCCAGGCGGGGCAGCCCCAGGCCGCGGCCCTGGCCTTGGGGGCTGCAGCGGGGTGTATGGTGGAGAGCGGGCGGCACAGGGTGGGCGCCGTGGTGCAGGTGCTGGAGGAGAGCCGGAGGCTTGCGGAGAGGACCCCTGAGCGCAGACTGCTGG GGCGCCTCTATAACGACCTAGGCCTGACCTACTCGCAGCTCCGGCTGTTCCCGCTTGCCGCGGAGGCCTTCCTGCGGGCCCTGCCCCTGTGCCGGGTGCCGGGAGAGGAGGCCACGGTGCTGAGGAACCTCGGGGTGGCCCACAGTGCCCTCGGCAACCACCGGCAAGCCCGGGACTTCCACCAGAAGGCCGCCGACCTGCATG GCTCCGCGGGGCAGCGGCAGGAGCAGGGCCGGAGCTTCGGCAGCCTGGCATTTGCCCTGAGCCAGCTGGGGGACCACAGAGCAGCCAGGGACAGCTACCTCCACGCCCTGCAGGCGGCCCGAGACACCG GGGACGCGAAGGGCCAATGGCAGGCCTgcgaggggctgggggctgctgcGGCCAGACTGGGGCAGCACGACCAGGCCCTGACGTACTATAAGGAGGCGCTGGCTCGGAGTCAG AAGGAGCCGGACTCTGTGCGGGACCGGCTGGTGGCCAAGCTGGCGGACGCCATGAGGACGCACTTGGCCCAGGCCGGGGTGGTTCCCACGCACACTCTG ACTTCGGCTCCAGGGAGGCCGCAGGCTCCAGGCAGGCCGGAAGGGGGCAGAGCGGAAGTGCGGCACAG gTCTTTGGctgggtgggaggaagaggagtcGGAGGCGaaccaggaggagagagaggaccaCACGCCATCCGATGTCCCTGAGGCCTCTTGGGCGCAGAGGCTGGAGT GTCCAGGACCCAGGGCCCGTCTCCCGCTTGGAGGCCAAGGCCCCCTCCAGATGGAGCATCCTGGCATTCTGGTACCCAGAGGCCCCCAAGTCAACAG gtCACCCAGATGGCCCAGGGAAACCCCAGGCAGGATCCCTCAGAGGAGACCCACCAAGTCTGGCTTCTGTACAATCATGTGA